A genomic region of Homo sapiens chromosome 4, GRCh38.p14 Primary Assembly contains the following coding sequences:
- the COX18 gene encoding cytochrome c oxidase assembly protein COX18, mitochondrial isoform 2 (isoform 2 is encoded by transcript variant 2), whose product MLCRLGGRWLRPLPALQLWARDLPLAPVPTSGAKRPTLPVWAVAPVSAVHANGWYEALAASSPVRVAEEVLLGVHAATGLPWWGSILLSTVALRGAVTLPLAAYQHYILAKVENLQPEIKTIARHLNQEVAVRANQLGWSKRDARLTYLKNMRRLISELYVRDNCHPFKATVLVWIQLPMWIFMSFALRNLSTGAAHSEGFSVQEQLATGGILWFPDLTAPDSTWILPISVGVINLLIVEICALQKIGMSRFQTYITYFVRAMSVLMIPIAATVPSSIVLYWLCSSFVGLSQNLLLRSPGFRQLCRIPSTKSDSETPYKDIFAAFNTKFISRK is encoded by the exons ATGCTGTGCCGGCTCGGCGGTCGGTGGCTGCGGCCGCTCCCTGCCCTGCAGCTTTGGGCTAGGGACCTGCCGCTTGCGCCGGTTCCTACGAGCGGCGCCAAGCGCCCCACTCTCCCAGTGTGGGCAGTGGCACCAGTCTCTGCAGTACATGCGAACGGCTGGTACGAGGCCCTGGCCGCGTCTTCGCCGGTGCGGGTTGCGGAGGAAGTACTGCTCGGCGTGCACGCCGCCACGGGCCTGCCCTGGTGGGGCAGCATTCTGCTCTCCACCGTGGCCTTACGGGGTGCTGTCACGCTGCCTTTGGCAGCCTACCAGCACTACATCCTGGCCAAG gtggaaaatttgcagccagaaataaaaactattgcCAGGCATCTTAACCAAGAAGTTGCAGTTCGTGCAAATCAGTTGGGGTGGTCCAAAAGAGATGCCAG GCTCACTTATCTAAAGAATATGAGGAGGCTAATTTCAGAGCTATATGTGCGAGATAACTGCCACCCTTTCAAAGCCACTGTGTTGGTTTGGATTCAGCTTCCAATGTGgatcttcatgtcttttgctctCCGGAATTTAAGCACGGGGGCAGCACATTCAGAAG GTTTTTCTGTTCAGGAACAGTTAGCTACTGGTGGAATTCTGTGGTTTCCTGACCTCACTGCACCCGACTCCACTTGGATTCTGCCTATCTCTGTTGGCGTCATCAATTTGTTAATAGTGGAG ATTTGTGCTCTACAAAAAATTGGAATGTCTCGTTTTCAGACGTATATTACGTACTTTGTCCGTGCAATGTCGGTGTTGATGATACCAATTGCTGCAACGGTACCCTCA TCAATTGTTCTCTACTGGTTATGCTCCAGCTTCGTGGGCCTTTCACAGAATTTGCTGCTGCGTTCTCCTGGATTTCGCCAACTTTGCCGAATACCATCGACCAAGTCAGATTCAGAAACTCCTTATAAAGACATATTTGCTGCCTTTAATACCAAGTTCATTTCaagaaaatga
- the COX18 gene encoding cytochrome c oxidase assembly protein COX18, mitochondrial isoform 1 (isoform 1 is encoded by transcript variant 1) — MLCRLGGRWLRPLPALQLWARDLPLAPVPTSGAKRPTLPVWAVAPVSAVHANGWYEALAASSPVRVAEEVLLGVHAATGLPWWGSILLSTVALRGAVTLPLAAYQHYILAKVENLQPEIKTIARHLNQEVAVRANQLGWSKRDARLTYLKNMRRLISELYVRDNCHPFKATVLVWIQLPMWIFMSFALRNLSTGAAHSEAGFSVQEQLATGGILWFPDLTAPDSTWILPISVGVINLLIVEICALQKIGMSRFQTYITYFVRAMSVLMIPIAATVPSSIVLYWLCSSFVGLSQNLLLRSPGFRQLCRIPSTKSDSETPYKDIFAAFNTKFISRK, encoded by the exons ATGCTGTGCCGGCTCGGCGGTCGGTGGCTGCGGCCGCTCCCTGCCCTGCAGCTTTGGGCTAGGGACCTGCCGCTTGCGCCGGTTCCTACGAGCGGCGCCAAGCGCCCCACTCTCCCAGTGTGGGCAGTGGCACCAGTCTCTGCAGTACATGCGAACGGCTGGTACGAGGCCCTGGCCGCGTCTTCGCCGGTGCGGGTTGCGGAGGAAGTACTGCTCGGCGTGCACGCCGCCACGGGCCTGCCCTGGTGGGGCAGCATTCTGCTCTCCACCGTGGCCTTACGGGGTGCTGTCACGCTGCCTTTGGCAGCCTACCAGCACTACATCCTGGCCAAG gtggaaaatttgcagccagaaataaaaactattgcCAGGCATCTTAACCAAGAAGTTGCAGTTCGTGCAAATCAGTTGGGGTGGTCCAAAAGAGATGCCAG GCTCACTTATCTAAAGAATATGAGGAGGCTAATTTCAGAGCTATATGTGCGAGATAACTGCCACCCTTTCAAAGCCACTGTGTTGGTTTGGATTCAGCTTCCAATGTGgatcttcatgtcttttgctctCCGGAATTTAAGCACGGGGGCAGCACATTCAGAAG CAGGTTTTTCTGTTCAGGAACAGTTAGCTACTGGTGGAATTCTGTGGTTTCCTGACCTCACTGCACCCGACTCCACTTGGATTCTGCCTATCTCTGTTGGCGTCATCAATTTGTTAATAGTGGAG ATTTGTGCTCTACAAAAAATTGGAATGTCTCGTTTTCAGACGTATATTACGTACTTTGTCCGTGCAATGTCGGTGTTGATGATACCAATTGCTGCAACGGTACCCTCA TCAATTGTTCTCTACTGGTTATGCTCCAGCTTCGTGGGCCTTTCACAGAATTTGCTGCTGCGTTCTCCTGGATTTCGCCAACTTTGCCGAATACCATCGACCAAGTCAGATTCAGAAACTCCTTATAAAGACATATTTGCTGCCTTTAATACCAAGTTCATTTCaagaaaatga
- the COX18 gene encoding cytochrome c oxidase assembly protein COX18, mitochondrial isoform 4 (isoform 4 is encoded by transcript variant 4), translating into MRFMPAVAGACAYQPWLAGVCPLDCEARDLGSAVVQKCCAGSAVGGCGRSLPCSFGLGTCRLRRFLRAAPSAPLSQCGQWHQSLQYMRTAGTRPWPRLRRCGLRRKYCSACTPPRACPGGAAFCSPPWPYGVLSRCLWQPTSTTSWPRLTYLKNMRRLISELYVRDNCHPFKATVLVWIQLPMWIFMSFALRNLSTGAAHSEGFSVQEQLATGGILWFPDLTAPDSTWILPISVGVINLLIVEICALQKIGMSRFQTYITYFVRAMSVLMIPIAATVPSSIVLYWLCSSFVGLSQNLLLRSPGFRQLCRIPSTKSDSETPYKDIFAAFNTKFISRK; encoded by the exons ATGCGCTTTATGCCCGCTGTTGCTGGCGCGTGCGCGTATCAGCCTTGGCTGGCCGGTGTATGTCCGCTGGATTGTGAGGCCCGGGATCTGGGCTCCGCCGTGGTGCAGAAATGCTGTGCCGGCTCGGCGGTCGGTGGCTGCGGCCGCTCCCTGCCCTGCAGCTTTGGGCTAGGGACCTGCCGCTTGCGCCGGTTCCTACGAGCGGCGCCAAGCGCCCCACTCTCCCAGTGTGGGCAGTGGCACCAGTCTCTGCAGTACATGCGAACGGCTGGTACGAGGCCCTGGCCGCGTCTTCGCCGGTGCGGGTTGCGGAGGAAGTACTGCTCGGCGTGCACGCCGCCACGGGCCTGCCCTGGTGGGGCAGCATTCTGCTCTCCACCGTGGCCTTACGGGGTGCTGTCACGCTGCCTTTGGCAGCCTACCAGCACTACATCCTGGCCAAG GCTCACTTATCTAAAGAATATGAGGAGGCTAATTTCAGAGCTATATGTGCGAGATAACTGCCACCCTTTCAAAGCCACTGTGTTGGTTTGGATTCAGCTTCCAATGTGgatcttcatgtcttttgctctCCGGAATTTAAGCACGGGGGCAGCACATTCAGAAG GTTTTTCTGTTCAGGAACAGTTAGCTACTGGTGGAATTCTGTGGTTTCCTGACCTCACTGCACCCGACTCCACTTGGATTCTGCCTATCTCTGTTGGCGTCATCAATTTGTTAATAGTGGAG ATTTGTGCTCTACAAAAAATTGGAATGTCTCGTTTTCAGACGTATATTACGTACTTTGTCCGTGCAATGTCGGTGTTGATGATACCAATTGCTGCAACGGTACCCTCA TCAATTGTTCTCTACTGGTTATGCTCCAGCTTCGTGGGCCTTTCACAGAATTTGCTGCTGCGTTCTCCTGGATTTCGCCAACTTTGCCGAATACCATCGACCAAGTCAGATTCAGAAACTCCTTATAAAGACATATTTGCTGCCTTTAATACCAAGTTCATTTCaagaaaatga
- the COX18 gene encoding cytochrome c oxidase assembly protein COX18, mitochondrial isoform 3 (isoform 3 is encoded by transcript variant 3): MRRLISELYVRDNCHPFKATVLVWIQLPMWIFMSFALRNLSTGAAHSEGFSVQEQLATGGILWFPDLTAPDSTWILPISVGVINLLIVEICALQKIGMSRFQTYITYFVRAMSVLMIPIAATVPSSIVLYWLCSSFVGLSQNLLLRSPGFRQLCRIPSTKSDSETPYKDIFAAFNTKFISRK, translated from the exons ATGAGGAGGCTAATTTCAGAGCTATATGTGCGAGATAACTGCCACCCTTTCAAAGCCACTGTGTTGGTTTGGATTCAGCTTCCAATGTGgatcttcatgtcttttgctctCCGGAATTTAAGCACGGGGGCAGCACATTCAGAAG GTTTTTCTGTTCAGGAACAGTTAGCTACTGGTGGAATTCTGTGGTTTCCTGACCTCACTGCACCCGACTCCACTTGGATTCTGCCTATCTCTGTTGGCGTCATCAATTTGTTAATAGTGGAG ATTTGTGCTCTACAAAAAATTGGAATGTCTCGTTTTCAGACGTATATTACGTACTTTGTCCGTGCAATGTCGGTGTTGATGATACCAATTGCTGCAACGGTACCCTCA TCAATTGTTCTCTACTGGTTATGCTCCAGCTTCGTGGGCCTTTCACAGAATTTGCTGCTGCGTTCTCCTGGATTTCGCCAACTTTGCCGAATACCATCGACCAAGTCAGATTCAGAAACTCCTTATAAAGACATATTTGCTGCCTTTAATACCAAGTTCATTTCaagaaaatga
- the COX18 gene encoding cytochrome c oxidase assembly protein COX18, mitochondrial isoform X2: MLCRLGGRWLRPLPALQLWARDLPLAPVPTSGAKRPTLPVWAVAPVSAVHANGWYEALAASSPVRVAEEVLLGVHAATGLPWWGSILLSTVALRGAVTLPLAAYQHYILAKVENLQPEIKTIARHLNQEVAVRANQLGWSKRDARLTYLKNMRRLISELYVRDNCHPFKATVLVWIQLPMWIFMSFALRNLSTGAAHSEGFSVQEQLATGGILWFPDLTAPDSTWILPISVGVINLLIVEICALQKIGMSRFQTYITYFVRAMSVLMIPIAATVPSVINCSLLVMLQLRGPFTEFAAAFSWISPTLPNTIDQVRFRNSL, translated from the exons ATGCTGTGCCGGCTCGGCGGTCGGTGGCTGCGGCCGCTCCCTGCCCTGCAGCTTTGGGCTAGGGACCTGCCGCTTGCGCCGGTTCCTACGAGCGGCGCCAAGCGCCCCACTCTCCCAGTGTGGGCAGTGGCACCAGTCTCTGCAGTACATGCGAACGGCTGGTACGAGGCCCTGGCCGCGTCTTCGCCGGTGCGGGTTGCGGAGGAAGTACTGCTCGGCGTGCACGCCGCCACGGGCCTGCCCTGGTGGGGCAGCATTCTGCTCTCCACCGTGGCCTTACGGGGTGCTGTCACGCTGCCTTTGGCAGCCTACCAGCACTACATCCTGGCCAAG gtggaaaatttgcagccagaaataaaaactattgcCAGGCATCTTAACCAAGAAGTTGCAGTTCGTGCAAATCAGTTGGGGTGGTCCAAAAGAGATGCCAG GCTCACTTATCTAAAGAATATGAGGAGGCTAATTTCAGAGCTATATGTGCGAGATAACTGCCACCCTTTCAAAGCCACTGTGTTGGTTTGGATTCAGCTTCCAATGTGgatcttcatgtcttttgctctCCGGAATTTAAGCACGGGGGCAGCACATTCAGAAG GTTTTTCTGTTCAGGAACAGTTAGCTACTGGTGGAATTCTGTGGTTTCCTGACCTCACTGCACCCGACTCCACTTGGATTCTGCCTATCTCTGTTGGCGTCATCAATTTGTTAATAGTGGAG ATTTGTGCTCTACAAAAAATTGGAATGTCTCGTTTTCAGACGTATATTACGTACTTTGTCCGTGCAATGTCGGTGTTGATGATACCAATTGCTGCAACGGTACCCTCAGTGA TCAATTGTTCTCTACTGGTTATGCTCCAGCTTCGTGGGCCTTTCACAGAATTTGCTGCTGCGTTCTCCTGGATTTCGCCAACTTTGCCGAATACCATCGACCAAGTCAGATTCAGAAACTCCTTATAA
- the COX18 gene encoding cytochrome c oxidase assembly protein COX18, mitochondrial isoform X1: MLCRLGGRWLRPLPALQLWARDLPLAPVPTSGAKRPTLPVWAVAPVSAVHANGWYEALAASSPVRVAEEVLLGVHAATGLPWWGSILLSTVALRGAVTLPLAAYQHYILAKVENLQPEIKTIARHLNQEVAVRANQLGWSKRDARLTYLKNMRRLISELYVRDNCHPFKATVLVWIQLPMWIFMSFALRNLSTGAAHSEAGFSVQEQLATGGILWFPDLTAPDSTWILPISVGVINLLIVEICALQKIGMSRFQTYITYFVRAMSVLMIPIAATVPSVINCSLLVMLQLRGPFTEFAAAFSWISPTLPNTIDQVRFRNSL; encoded by the exons ATGCTGTGCCGGCTCGGCGGTCGGTGGCTGCGGCCGCTCCCTGCCCTGCAGCTTTGGGCTAGGGACCTGCCGCTTGCGCCGGTTCCTACGAGCGGCGCCAAGCGCCCCACTCTCCCAGTGTGGGCAGTGGCACCAGTCTCTGCAGTACATGCGAACGGCTGGTACGAGGCCCTGGCCGCGTCTTCGCCGGTGCGGGTTGCGGAGGAAGTACTGCTCGGCGTGCACGCCGCCACGGGCCTGCCCTGGTGGGGCAGCATTCTGCTCTCCACCGTGGCCTTACGGGGTGCTGTCACGCTGCCTTTGGCAGCCTACCAGCACTACATCCTGGCCAAG gtggaaaatttgcagccagaaataaaaactattgcCAGGCATCTTAACCAAGAAGTTGCAGTTCGTGCAAATCAGTTGGGGTGGTCCAAAAGAGATGCCAG GCTCACTTATCTAAAGAATATGAGGAGGCTAATTTCAGAGCTATATGTGCGAGATAACTGCCACCCTTTCAAAGCCACTGTGTTGGTTTGGATTCAGCTTCCAATGTGgatcttcatgtcttttgctctCCGGAATTTAAGCACGGGGGCAGCACATTCAGAAG CAGGTTTTTCTGTTCAGGAACAGTTAGCTACTGGTGGAATTCTGTGGTTTCCTGACCTCACTGCACCCGACTCCACTTGGATTCTGCCTATCTCTGTTGGCGTCATCAATTTGTTAATAGTGGAG ATTTGTGCTCTACAAAAAATTGGAATGTCTCGTTTTCAGACGTATATTACGTACTTTGTCCGTGCAATGTCGGTGTTGATGATACCAATTGCTGCAACGGTACCCTCAGTGA TCAATTGTTCTCTACTGGTTATGCTCCAGCTTCGTGGGCCTTTCACAGAATTTGCTGCTGCGTTCTCCTGGATTTCGCCAACTTTGCCGAATACCATCGACCAAGTCAGATTCAGAAACTCCTTATAA